A genome region from Sphingobacteriaceae bacterium GW460-11-11-14-LB5 includes the following:
- a CDS encoding sulfatase, translated as MNLLFRKLVISSLVIFLACPFLNFRQAYPVVKSHPVADAVLSCCSAKLPNRYGVKFTTLNQSKENTPGVAVKTISGMVWIKGGSYLMGGDDKQAQADEYPKHRVSVKGFYIDVTEVTNAQFKKFVDATHYKTTAERTPDWEVIKKQLPPNTPKPDPSLLVKASLVFKPSVNKVDLNDYSQWWVWTKNADWKHPHGPKSDIKNKDNYPVVHISFEDAIAYCKWAGKRLPTEAEWEWAARGGLENKIYPWGNEALNAGKVKANTWEGEFPNQNAKKDGYYYAAPVKSYQPNNYGLYDMAGNVWEWCSDYYDSRYYASAKVFDNPRGPAKSFDPDDTFAIKRLIRGGSFLCNASYCSGYRVARRMKTSEDSSLEHLGFRCVKDK; from the coding sequence ATGAATCTCCTTTTCAGGAAACTGGTAATCAGCTCTTTGGTTATTTTTCTGGCATGCCCTTTTTTGAACTTCAGGCAGGCATACCCGGTGGTTAAATCTCATCCGGTGGCTGATGCTGTTTTATCTTGCTGTTCAGCTAAGCTTCCAAACAGGTATGGAGTGAAGTTTACAACATTAAACCAGTCTAAAGAAAATACACCCGGTGTTGCGGTAAAGACCATCAGTGGAATGGTTTGGATAAAGGGCGGAAGTTATTTAATGGGGGGCGACGATAAGCAGGCACAGGCCGATGAATATCCGAAGCACCGGGTAAGTGTTAAAGGTTTTTATATTGATGTGACCGAAGTAACCAATGCCCAGTTTAAAAAGTTCGTCGATGCAACACATTATAAAACTACTGCTGAGCGCACGCCCGACTGGGAGGTGATCAAAAAACAGCTTCCGCCTAATACGCCTAAACCTGACCCCAGTTTACTCGTAAAAGCTTCGCTGGTTTTTAAGCCAAGTGTCAATAAGGTCGATTTAAATGATTATTCTCAATGGTGGGTATGGACCAAAAATGCGGATTGGAAACATCCCCATGGGCCAAAGAGCGATATTAAAAATAAAGATAATTACCCTGTGGTCCACATCTCTTTTGAAGATGCAATAGCTTATTGTAAATGGGCGGGAAAACGTTTACCAACCGAAGCGGAATGGGAGTGGGCAGCGAGGGGTGGACTCGAAAATAAAATCTATCCCTGGGGTAATGAAGCCCTCAACGCAGGCAAAGTGAAAGCAAACACCTGGGAAGGAGAATTTCCTAATCAAAACGCGAAGAAAGATGGCTACTATTATGCCGCACCGGTAAAGTCTTATCAGCCCAATAACTATGGGCTGTACGATATGGCGGGTAATGTATGGGAGTGGTGCTCAGATTATTACGATAGCCGGTATTATGCAAGTGCCAAAGTTTTCGATAACCCCAGAGGTCCGGCTAAATCTTTTGATCCTGACGATACTTTTGCCATAAAAAGATTGATCAGAGGTGGTTCCTTTTTATGTAATGCCAGCTATTGCTCCGGATATCGGGTTGCAAGGCGAATGAAAACATCAGAAGACAGCAGTCTGGAGCACCTTGGCTTCAGATGTGTAAAAGATAAATAA
- a CDS encoding SusC/RagA family protein translates to MQNFYEVRARRTLTSKFPTQYFRKLFSVSFIGRKKITFSFLILFLLLVLSKNGHAQTTPLINSTLTGTVRDARTGETLPGVNVGINGTTHTALTDNNGIFRFVTGQKFPYTLTISFVGYKTLQVVANGSPLEVKLEEQVNTLNNVVVVGYGTQKKSDFTGSLSSVPTELKGVPVASPDRLIQGAISGAQVTQSSGQPGGGVSIRVRGGTSINAGNEPLYVIDGFPVYNGDASVDAGITNGPAINPLSAINPADIESIDVLKDASATAIYGSRGANGVILITTKRGSKNSFSINYSGYYGTQKVSKNIGVLNAREWGALKNDALTDAGKAPFYTQAQLDQLGEGTDWQSEAFRTAPVQNHSLSISSGNEKTRLLLSGNYFKQEGVILNTGFDRYSAKLNIDHEVNAKFKLGAYLNGSITHADVAPSGIVANILSMVPVVPVKDANGNFTANSSFGATVANPIATLSLQTNETKTTRFLANSFGEYTIIDGLTARVSLGADIINNKQNRYLPSALYESLPGGNASIGALSTLNWLNENTINYKKTVNGKHSFDILLGNTQQKSVTEVFTAGTSNFVSDAFKYNNLASGTVLATPTSLKTEWALQSFLARINYAYDNKYLLTLTARADGSSRFGINNKWGTFPSAAIAWNASNEGFLQGIKAISSLKFRFSAGVTGNQEIDPYRSLSRLSSYQYTFANTLVNGLAIASFANPDLTWEKTAQYNFGIDLELFSGRIQLTTDVYYKRTSDLLLEVPVPYSSSLTSAFQNLGVVRNKGVELGLKTINFQGDFNWTTNLIFSANRNKIITLGGAPYFFVTDPASPTTLPTQIIKVGESVGAFYMYETDGVNPATGLQKYKDLNGDGAITQDADRKIVGSSQPKFLASITNTFRCKNFDLSVFFNASYGNKIFNWTRANLELGTGYTGAVATLLDRWTPTNRNTDVHKAIENPAVTISDRFVEDGAFIRLKNVSIGYSIPGRLLSKLKLSALRVYVSGSNLYTWTKYTGYDPEVSTNGQNSISTGMDRAAYPNAKSIQGGISLTL, encoded by the coding sequence ATGCAAAATTTCTATGAAGTACGTGCCCGGCGCACGCTTACTTCAAAATTTCCTACACAATACTTTAGGAAGCTATTCTCTGTTTCTTTCATCGGAAGAAAAAAAATAACCTTCAGCTTCCTGATTTTATTCTTGCTGCTTGTACTTTCAAAAAATGGGCATGCGCAAACCACTCCGCTTATTAATTCAACTTTAACCGGAACGGTTAGAGATGCCAGAACGGGTGAAACCTTACCAGGCGTAAATGTGGGCATAAATGGCACTACCCATACGGCACTAACAGATAATAATGGTATTTTTCGTTTCGTAACTGGACAAAAATTCCCCTATACGCTTACCATTAGTTTTGTAGGCTATAAAACATTGCAGGTAGTAGCCAACGGCTCGCCGCTTGAAGTAAAACTTGAGGAACAGGTAAATACACTGAACAATGTAGTGGTAGTGGGTTACGGAACGCAGAAAAAAAGCGACTTTACAGGTTCACTTTCCTCCGTTCCCACTGAACTGAAAGGCGTTCCGGTGGCCTCACCAGACCGGCTTATCCAGGGTGCAATTTCTGGTGCCCAGGTTACCCAATCCAGCGGACAGCCTGGTGGTGGCGTTTCGATCCGGGTGCGTGGTGGAACATCTATTAATGCGGGGAACGAACCCCTTTATGTAATTGATGGTTTCCCGGTTTACAATGGCGATGCATCAGTTGATGCCGGTATCACCAACGGACCGGCCATCAATCCACTTTCTGCAATTAATCCAGCCGATATCGAATCGATAGATGTACTTAAGGATGCTTCTGCAACTGCAATTTACGGCTCTCGTGGTGCAAATGGTGTAATTCTGATTACCACTAAAAGAGGCAGCAAAAACAGTTTTTCCATTAACTACAGCGGTTATTACGGTACACAAAAAGTGAGTAAGAATATAGGTGTATTGAATGCCAGGGAATGGGGAGCGCTAAAAAACGATGCCCTTACCGATGCGGGTAAAGCGCCCTTTTATACCCAGGCGCAGTTAGACCAGCTTGGAGAAGGAACCGACTGGCAAAGCGAGGCTTTCAGAACAGCACCCGTGCAGAATCACAGCCTTTCGATTTCGTCGGGCAATGAAAAAACACGTTTATTACTTTCTGGAAATTACTTCAAACAAGAAGGGGTAATTTTAAATACAGGTTTTGACCGGTATTCGGCAAAGCTAAATATTGATCATGAAGTAAACGCTAAATTCAAATTGGGGGCTTATCTGAACGGAAGTATAACCCATGCCGATGTGGCACCAAGCGGGATTGTGGCCAATATTCTTTCTATGGTACCCGTTGTTCCGGTAAAAGATGCTAATGGGAATTTTACGGCAAACAGTAGTTTTGGGGCAACGGTTGCAAACCCGATAGCTACTTTAAGCTTGCAGACCAACGAAACAAAAACCACCAGGTTTTTGGCCAACAGTTTTGGAGAATATACCATTATCGATGGATTAACAGCCAGGGTTTCTTTAGGTGCAGATATCATCAATAACAAACAGAACAGATACCTGCCATCTGCACTTTACGAAAGTCTGCCAGGTGGAAATGCATCAATAGGCGCTTTATCAACATTAAACTGGCTAAATGAAAATACAATTAACTACAAAAAAACAGTTAATGGAAAACATAGCTTCGATATCCTTTTAGGTAATACACAACAAAAATCGGTTACCGAGGTTTTTACCGCAGGTACTTCAAATTTTGTTAGCGATGCATTTAAATACAATAATCTGGCTTCCGGAACGGTGCTGGCAACCCCAACATCATTAAAAACAGAGTGGGCACTGCAATCCTTCCTTGCCCGTATCAATTATGCCTACGATAATAAATACCTTTTAACCTTAACGGCCCGCGCCGATGGATCTTCAAGGTTCGGTATCAATAACAAATGGGGAACTTTCCCTTCGGCAGCAATTGCCTGGAATGCCTCGAATGAGGGATTTCTTCAAGGCATAAAAGCCATTAGTTCGTTGAAATTCCGTTTTAGTGCGGGTGTAACCGGTAACCAGGAGATCGATCCATACCGATCACTTTCGCGCTTGTCGAGTTATCAATACACTTTTGCCAATACCCTGGTTAATGGTTTAGCCATAGCCAGTTTTGCAAACCCTGATTTAACATGGGAAAAAACAGCTCAATATAACTTTGGTATCGACCTGGAACTGTTTTCGGGCAGAATCCAGTTAACAACTGATGTGTATTATAAAAGAACTTCAGATTTATTGCTTGAAGTTCCGGTGCCCTATTCTTCAAGTTTGACCAGTGCATTTCAGAATTTAGGTGTAGTCAGGAACAAAGGGGTAGAGTTAGGACTGAAAACCATAAACTTCCAGGGCGATTTTAACTGGACAACCAACCTGATATTTTCTGCAAACAGAAATAAAATTATTACGCTTGGTGGCGCGCCTTATTTCTTTGTTACAGATCCGGCCAGTCCCACCACTTTACCAACCCAGATTATTAAAGTTGGCGAATCGGTCGGTGCATTTTACATGTACGAAACTGATGGTGTAAATCCTGCTACGGGCTTACAAAAGTACAAAGACCTGAATGGTGATGGTGCGATAACGCAGGATGCCGATCGCAAGATTGTGGGTAGTTCTCAACCAAAATTTTTGGCAAGCATAACCAATACTTTTAGGTGCAAAAATTTCGATTTGTCGGTTTTTTTCAATGCCTCGTATGGGAACAAAATCTTCAACTGGACGCGCGCCAACCTGGAGTTAGGAACTGGTTATACCGGTGCTGTAGCGACATTACTTGACCGCTGGACACCGACCAACCGGAATACTGATGTACACAAAGCCATCGAAAACCCGGCAGTAACTATTTCTGACCGCTTTGTGGAGGATGGCGCTTTCATCAGACTTAAAAATGTTTCTATTGGTTATAGCATTCCAGGCCGCTTACTCTCCAAATTGAAATTAAGTGCACTAAGGGTGTATGTCTCAGGTTCTAACCTTTACACGTGGACGAAGTATACTGGCTACGATCCGGAGGTAAGCACCAATGGACAGAACTCGATAAGCACGGGGATGGATAGGGCAGCTTATCCGAATGCAAAATCAATTCAGGGTGGCATCAGCCTAACGCTTTAA
- a CDS encoding sulfatase, with product MKRIHYKIAGAAILISSIFQAASAQTSNPLTSDQGFKGKIGRTAAESQEYFPEKKKAPAGAPNVIVFLIDDAGYGTSSAFGGLMQTPVLDSLANNGLRYTNFHSTGVCSPTRAALLTGRNHHSVHMGTLNYSSSGFPGYDAIMPADKGTIAEVLHENNYSTFAVGKYHVAPINEITAIGPYDRWAVGRGFDHFYGFQLGHTDQYHPNLYEDTKVVDPEPNGKHLTTLLADKAINYISNQKSIAHDKPFFLYFATGAIHSPHQVDKKWSDLYKGKFDKGWDWYREEVFARQKKLGVIPANAVLPDRDPTVKAWNSLSPEQKKVYARFMEIYAGFLTHADYEFGRIVNYVKEIGQADNTVILVSIGDNGSSHSPEHGSLNGYISSLDEDKQVAALYKNIDKLGTEHSFEDAPSGWTQATNTPFRLWKADPNSEGGTHQPLIVYYPNGQLKKGDIRGQYGHVIDIAPTIYELTGAKVPEVIKGSVQKPIEGTSLVYSFKDANAENRHKIQYYELFGKRAIVKDGWKASVFHKSGSDFNQDVWELYNLNDDFNERINLAAKYPEKVKDLQALFEQEAIKYNVFPLNDNALGHSVGGRARSPFGLDKKVVLYPGIEQFLTLSGPQFQNDAFSITADVDIKSAGAQGVLFATGSEFEGLSLFIKDGKFVVAHNTGSIVKYLESNVPVSVGKSKLKFEFNFTAPAHESKDKNAPAGTEAIYINDKKVGERNVVAAEGRIAIYKDGIDVGADRNSTVTDRYKAPFNFTGKLNNITIEYK from the coding sequence ATGAAAAGGATACATTATAAGATTGCGGGAGCAGCTATTTTAATATCATCGATATTTCAAGCGGCATCTGCACAAACATCAAACCCATTAACATCCGATCAGGGTTTTAAAGGCAAAATTGGCAGAACAGCAGCCGAATCTCAGGAATATTTTCCCGAAAAGAAAAAAGCACCTGCTGGTGCACCAAATGTAATTGTATTTTTAATTGATGATGCCGGTTATGGCACATCGAGTGCTTTTGGAGGTTTAATGCAAACACCGGTGTTGGATAGTTTGGCCAATAATGGGTTACGTTATACTAATTTCCACTCTACAGGAGTTTGTTCCCCAACACGTGCTGCGCTGCTCACTGGCCGTAACCACCATTCGGTACATATGGGTACCTTAAATTACAGTTCGAGTGGTTTCCCGGGTTATGATGCAATTATGCCAGCCGATAAGGGAACAATTGCCGAAGTGCTGCACGAAAATAACTATAGCACCTTTGCTGTAGGAAAATATCATGTTGCGCCGATCAATGAAATTACAGCAATTGGCCCCTACGATAGATGGGCTGTTGGCCGGGGTTTCGATCACTTTTATGGATTTCAGCTGGGGCATACCGATCAGTATCATCCAAATCTTTACGAAGACACTAAAGTTGTTGATCCGGAACCAAATGGGAAACACCTGACCACGCTATTAGCTGACAAAGCGATCAACTATATTTCTAATCAAAAATCCATTGCACATGATAAACCTTTCTTCCTCTATTTTGCAACCGGTGCAATTCATTCTCCGCATCAGGTAGATAAAAAATGGAGCGATTTGTATAAAGGCAAATTTGATAAAGGCTGGGATTGGTACAGAGAAGAAGTTTTTGCCCGTCAGAAAAAACTGGGAGTAATCCCTGCCAATGCGGTGCTGCCCGATCGCGATCCTACGGTTAAAGCCTGGAATAGCTTATCGCCAGAGCAAAAGAAAGTATATGCCCGTTTTATGGAAATTTATGCGGGTTTCTTAACGCATGCGGATTACGAGTTTGGCCGCATTGTTAACTATGTAAAAGAAATCGGACAGGCAGACAATACGGTGATCCTGGTGAGTATTGGCGATAACGGATCAAGTCACAGCCCGGAGCATGGTAGTTTAAATGGTTATATCAGCTCACTGGATGAAGATAAACAAGTTGCAGCGTTATATAAAAACATTGATAAACTGGGTACAGAACACTCTTTTGAAGATGCACCCTCAGGCTGGACCCAGGCAACCAATACACCGTTCAGGTTATGGAAAGCAGACCCGAACAGTGAGGGCGGTACGCACCAGCCGCTTATTGTGTATTATCCGAATGGCCAGTTAAAAAAGGGCGATATCCGCGGTCAATACGGGCATGTAATTGATATTGCACCAACCATATATGAGTTAACAGGAGCAAAGGTTCCTGAAGTTATTAAAGGAAGTGTACAGAAACCGATTGAAGGGACAAGTTTGGTTTATTCATTTAAAGATGCCAATGCCGAAAACAGGCACAAAATTCAGTACTATGAGTTATTTGGAAAGCGGGCCATTGTGAAGGACGGCTGGAAAGCTTCTGTTTTTCATAAATCCGGAAGTGATTTTAATCAAGATGTATGGGAGCTTTATAACCTGAATGACGATTTTAACGAACGTATTAACCTAGCTGCAAAATACCCTGAAAAAGTAAAAGATTTACAGGCACTTTTTGAGCAGGAGGCCATTAAGTATAATGTATTTCCATTAAATGATAATGCACTCGGCCACAGCGTCGGCGGAAGAGCCCGCAGTCCTTTTGGTCTTGATAAAAAGGTGGTGCTTTACCCGGGTATTGAGCAGTTTTTAACCCTTAGCGGACCACAGTTCCAGAACGATGCATTTTCAATTACTGCAGATGTTGATATCAAATCGGCAGGAGCACAAGGAGTTTTATTTGCTACCGGCTCTGAATTTGAAGGTTTAAGTTTATTTATTAAAGATGGCAAATTTGTAGTGGCACATAACACAGGCAGCATTGTTAAGTATCTGGAATCGAATGTTCCGGTTTCAGTTGGCAAATCAAAACTGAAGTTCGAATTTAATTTCACTGCGCCGGCTCACGAAAGTAAAGATAAAAATGCACCTGCAGGTACTGAGGCGATTTATATCAATGATAAAAAGGTAGGCGAGCGCAATGTTGTTGCTGCAGAAGGTAGAATTGCAATATATAAAGATGGGATCGACGTAGGTGCAGACAGAAATTCGACTGTAACCGATCGTTACAAAGCACCCTTTAACTTTACGGGAAAGTTAAACAACATCACTATTGAATATAAATAA
- a CDS encoding chondroitin lyase, which produces MKKPVFLVFLFILGSTFFSHTKAQSVFQTILQRVHQEQIDDVKDIKSLDKRVEDNLAGLNLKSGKWESINYADYKRIKPGWLPVLERIRTMTLAYSFPKSSYYKNKQIFEAIHKSLSYFINHKPLPYCDNWYQQGITRPQTLALSLVNMRFGESPLDGELEKNTLAVICKDTSVTSIGRNNPMHRFNFGANKAQIAMGWIFISALLANEKMLEVGVKEAYLPIQYTTGEGIQYDLSYDMHYGYLYNGGYGVEFMTSVVKSAAYTFGTKYALKGEKLDLFRKFILESIFGVIRGKWMDWNVMGRGISRIGAIQKDYSSYLEKLEQIDPQGKEQYSAIRKRMKGEEPVFFKVEPFHRHYWNTDYTVHTRPSYLMSIHAVSNRKYSQEIGNLENQKGFWGSEGTMNLQLKGNEYYNIFPLWNWTKLPGTTLPDTLPTIKDKAPGVGDRRGTHSFSGGVSDSSYGATAYVMDNDLYTSAKKSWFMFDDEIVCLGAGIKSTLPYPVATTLNQVMLSGNGLTICAGSRVTRYQKGINLTFKNQVEWVLHDHVGYVFPQGGNAHLSAENRISDWAGVSMTGEEANKKIEQKSVFQLSLQHGIRPENEKYAYILVPAIKNSIEMKHYLERKNVTIKFNNEKLQAVYHNKLKIWQMVFYAGNMSFKDDEINLSTDIPSILMLKKIEKGKYQLYVADPSHLYEKMKVSLKISGGDTQTFDLDLPLKQYAGQTVSIVVNSEHL; this is translated from the coding sequence ATGAAGAAGCCCGTTTTTTTAGTTTTCTTATTTATACTCGGCTCAACTTTTTTTAGCCATACAAAAGCGCAATCCGTATTCCAAACCATATTACAAAGGGTTCATCAGGAGCAAATTGATGACGTAAAGGATATAAAAAGCCTGGACAAACGGGTGGAAGATAATCTGGCAGGTTTAAATCTAAAGAGTGGAAAATGGGAATCTATAAATTATGCAGATTATAAACGCATCAAGCCAGGTTGGTTACCTGTATTGGAAAGGATAAGGACCATGACATTAGCTTATTCATTTCCTAAAAGTAGTTATTATAAGAATAAACAGATTTTTGAAGCCATACATAAAAGCCTGAGTTATTTCATTAATCATAAACCTTTGCCTTATTGCGATAATTGGTATCAGCAGGGTATTACGCGTCCACAAACTTTAGCTTTAAGCCTTGTCAATATGAGGTTTGGCGAGTCGCCCCTAGATGGTGAGTTGGAAAAAAATACGCTGGCTGTAATTTGCAAAGATACTTCCGTTACCAGTATCGGACGGAATAACCCTATGCACAGGTTTAATTTTGGAGCCAATAAAGCCCAGATTGCGATGGGCTGGATATTTATAAGTGCTTTGCTAGCGAATGAAAAAATGTTAGAAGTGGGGGTGAAAGAGGCTTACTTGCCCATTCAATACACCACTGGAGAAGGAATTCAATATGATCTTTCTTACGATATGCACTATGGGTATCTGTACAATGGTGGATATGGAGTGGAGTTTATGACAAGTGTGGTTAAATCTGCTGCTTATACTTTTGGAACCAAGTATGCGCTGAAAGGTGAGAAACTGGATCTATTTCGAAAATTTATATTGGAATCAATATTTGGCGTTATCCGTGGGAAGTGGATGGATTGGAATGTGATGGGTAGGGGTATTTCGCGTATTGGTGCAATACAAAAAGACTACTCTTCATATCTCGAAAAGTTGGAGCAGATTGATCCACAGGGAAAGGAACAATATAGTGCTATTAGAAAAAGGATGAAAGGTGAAGAACCTGTTTTCTTCAAAGTGGAACCCTTCCACCGTCATTATTGGAATACTGATTATACGGTGCACACCCGGCCTTCATACTTGATGTCGATACATGCTGTTTCAAACAGAAAGTACTCACAAGAGATTGGCAATCTGGAGAATCAGAAAGGATTTTGGGGTTCAGAAGGAACCATGAACCTTCAATTGAAAGGGAATGAATATTACAATATATTTCCACTATGGAATTGGACCAAACTACCTGGCACTACACTGCCAGATACTTTGCCTACCATTAAAGATAAGGCGCCAGGTGTAGGAGATAGGAGAGGAACACATTCCTTTTCAGGAGGAGTGTCTGATTCAAGCTACGGAGCTACCGCTTATGTAATGGATAATGATCTATATACCTCAGCAAAAAAATCCTGGTTTATGTTTGATGATGAAATTGTATGCTTAGGAGCAGGTATCAAGTCAACCCTGCCTTATCCGGTTGCCACTACTTTAAATCAGGTAATGCTTTCTGGAAATGGACTAACCATATGCGCTGGTAGTCGTGTTACCCGATATCAAAAAGGCATCAACCTAACTTTTAAAAATCAGGTAGAATGGGTATTGCATGATCATGTAGGATATGTGTTTCCTCAAGGGGGCAATGCACATCTATCTGCTGAAAACAGGATTAGTGATTGGGCAGGGGTGAGTATGACTGGTGAAGAAGCTAATAAAAAGATAGAGCAGAAATCTGTTTTTCAGTTAAGCTTACAGCATGGTATTCGTCCTGAAAATGAGAAATACGCCTATATCCTAGTGCCGGCTATCAAAAATTCTATTGAAATGAAACATTACCTTGAAAGGAAAAATGTTACAATCAAGTTCAATAACGAAAAGCTCCAGGCGGTATATCATAATAAATTGAAGATATGGCAGATGGTATTTTATGCGGGAAATATGTCTTTTAAGGATGATGAAATTAATTTATCAACAGATATTCCATCAATTTTAATGCTTAAAAAAATAGAGAAAGGAAAATATCAACTTTATGTTGCAGATCCTTCCCATCTTTATGAAAAAATGAAGGTTAGCCTTAAGATAAGCGGGGGCGATACGCAGACGTTTGACTTAGATCTGCCGCTGAAGCAATATGCTGGTCAGACTGTATCGATTGTTGTAAATTCCGAACATCTTTAA